One Acidiferrobacter thiooxydans DNA window includes the following coding sequences:
- a CDS encoding HU family DNA-binding protein — MATKNKAPSKKATKKPMSKSELLSHLADKTNLKRKEVSAVFDELVTVIKRDIKGGPGVFNVAGLMKIKVVRKPATRARKGINPFTKEEMVFKAKPARNVIKIQPLKTLKGIF; from the coding sequence ATGGCAACGAAAAACAAGGCCCCAAGCAAAAAAGCGACCAAGAAACCGATGTCGAAGTCGGAGCTCTTGTCCCACTTGGCGGACAAAACGAACCTGAAGCGCAAGGAGGTCAGCGCGGTATTCGACGAACTGGTCACCGTCATAAAGCGCGATATCAAGGGAGGACCGGGGGTATTCAACGTGGCGGGCCTCATGAAGATCAAGGTGGTCCGCAAGCCGGCCACGCGCGCGCGCAAGGGGATCAATCCCTTCACGAAGGAAGAGATGGTCTTCAAGGCCAAGCCCGCGCGCAATGTGATCAAAATTCAGCCGCTGAAGACCCTGAAGGGGATTTTCTAA
- a CDS encoding FmdB family zinc ribbon protein → MPIYEYVCDACGQHAEIMQKIGEVATECPACHKPALKKRISAPGFQLKGSGWYATDFRDKGKPKGDDKAKDEAAAPAAACAGGGCGCH, encoded by the coding sequence ATGCCAATCTACGAGTATGTTTGTGATGCCTGCGGCCAGCATGCCGAGATTATGCAAAAGATAGGGGAAGTGGCCACCGAGTGCCCGGCCTGCCACAAGCCGGCCCTGAAAAAGCGCATTTCGGCGCCGGGTTTTCAGCTGAAGGGGTCGGGGTGGTATGCGACGGACTTTCGCGACAAGGGCAAGCCCAAGGGCGACGACAAGGCCAAAGACGAGGCCGCGGCCCCGGCGGCGGCGTGTGCGGGGGGCGGCTGCGGCTGCCATTGA
- a CDS encoding DUF502 domain-containing protein — MGRLRRYLTAGLLVWVPLGVTFLAVESLIDFANRLLGVLPADMQPGHWLGRDIPGLGVLLVLVAVMATGVVAANVIGQWLLAVGEALLARIPLVRSVYSSVKQLLESLMSGSGNSFRTVVLVPYPHPGSWTLAFLTGEGLPEAAALLGTELVSVFVPATPNPTSGFFLMVPRKDIVELRMSVDEGLRMILSMGMVVPGLPRKDAAPASKRATA, encoded by the coding sequence ATGGGGCGGTTGCGGCGGTATCTGACGGCCGGGCTCCTCGTTTGGGTGCCGCTCGGGGTCACGTTTCTGGCGGTCGAGTCGCTCATTGATTTCGCCAATCGTCTGTTGGGGGTGTTGCCGGCGGATATGCAGCCGGGGCACTGGCTGGGCCGTGACATCCCGGGTCTTGGCGTGCTGCTCGTGTTGGTCGCGGTCATGGCGACCGGGGTGGTGGCCGCCAACGTCATAGGCCAGTGGTTGCTGGCGGTCGGCGAGGCGCTGCTTGCGCGCATCCCGTTGGTGCGATCGGTGTATTCCAGCGTAAAGCAGCTCCTGGAATCGCTCATGTCCGGGAGCGGGAACTCGTTTCGCACTGTCGTGCTCGTACCCTATCCGCACCCCGGGAGCTGGACGCTCGCGTTTCTGACCGGCGAGGGCCTGCCCGAGGCCGCCGCGCTGTTAGGTACTGAGCTCGTAAGCGTGTTCGTGCCGGCGACCCCCAATCCCACCTCGGGCTTCTTTCTCATGGTCCCGAGAAAGGACATCGTGGAGTTGCGCATGAGTGTCGACGAGGGCTTGCGCATGATCCTCTCCATGGGTATGGTCGTTCCCGGCCTTCCGAGGAAGGACGCCGCCCCGGCGTCCAAGAGGGCGACGGCCTAG